The Rosa rugosa chromosome 1, drRosRugo1.1, whole genome shotgun sequence genomic sequence gaGATGCTGTGTCGTGGAATACGATTATTGGGGTGTTTTCGGTGAATGCGGTTTATGTTGAGGCACTGCATTGTTATAGGGAGATGAATTTGGGAATTGGGTGTAGGCCGAATGTTGTGAGTGTTATTAGTGCATTGCCGGTTTGCGCAGAGCTTGCGGATGAGCTGATGGCGGTTCAGATACATTGCTATGTTGTGAAGTCTGGTTTGGGTACGCAGGTGACTATTGGGAATGCATTGGTTGATGTGTATGGGAAGTGTTGGAATGTGAAGGGGTCGAAACAGGTTTTTGATGAGATGAGTCAGCGGAATGAGGTTTCTTGGAATGCAGCTATTACTAGTCTTTCTTATGTGGGGAATAACATGGAAGCATTGGATACATTTAGGTTGATGATTGATGAAGGGGTTAAACCAAACTCTGTCACCATTTCCAGCATGTTACCAGTTTTGGTTGAACTAGAATTATTTGGGTTTGGTAAAGAACTCCATGGTTTCTGTATAAGAATGGGTATTGAATCAGACGTTTTTATTGCCAACTCATTAATTGATATGTATGCAAAATCAGGCCATTCACATGAGGCGTCCAATGTGTTCCGAGAGATGGATGAAAGGAATATTGTTTCTTGGAATGCCATGATTGCTAATTTTGCTCAAAACAGGCTTGAGTTGGAAGCAATTGGACTTGTGAGACGAATGCAAGCTCATGGTGAAGTTCCCAATTCTGTCACCATCACAAATCTTCTTCCAGCTTGTGCACGGCTGGGTTCCCTTTGCCTTGGGAAAGAAATTCATGCAAGGACAATTCGCATGGGATCTGCCTCTGATTTGTTTGTCTCTAATGCTCTCACAGACATGTACGCAAAATGTGGCTGGCTAGATGTTGCTCGAAATATCTTTAACATATCCCTTAGGGACGAGGTGTCCTACAACACACTGATAATAGGTTATTCTCAGACCACAGATTGCTCTGAATCTCTAAGTTTGTTTTCTGAAATGAAGCTGGTGGGCATGATGCATGACATTGTATCATTTGTGGGAGTTATATCAGCTTGCGCAAATCTAACTGCAGTCAAGCAAGGCAAAGAGATTCATGGATCTGTAATAAGAAAGCTTTTTGACTCTCATCTCTTTGTTGCAAACTCACTTTTGGATTTCTATACCAAATCTGGCCGAATTGATCTTGCTACTAAGGTCTTTGACCGCATTTCCAACAAGGATGTAGCCTCTTGGAATACTATGATTTTGGGATACGGAATGCTAGGTGAGCTGGACACTGCAATCAGTTTCTTTGAAGCAATGAGGGAAGATGGTGTAGAATATGATTCAGTTTCATACATTGCAGTTTTGTCATCTTGTAGTCATGGGGGGTTAGTTGAGAAGGGCAAAAGATACTTTGAGGCGATGCTGGCACGAAATATTGAGCCTACACAGAAGCACTATGCGTGCATGGTTGATCTCCTTGGCCGGGCTGGCCTCATGGAAGAAGCAGTAGAACTTATTAAAGGCATGCCAATTGTACCAGATGCCAACATTTGGGGTTCTTTACTTGGGGCATGTCGAATCCATGGGAACATAGAGTTGGCGAGTTGGGCAGCGGAGTATCTATTTAAGCTAAAACCtgaccattgtgggtactataTACTGCTTTCTAACATGTATGCAGAAGCAGGTAGATGGGAAGATGTAAAGAGGGTGAGGGAAATGATGAAATCAAGGGGATTGAAGAAAAATCCTGCCTACAGTTGGGTTCAGATTCGAGGCGAGGTGCATGCTTTTGGAGTTGGAGAGAGACTGGAGAGACTGAGTTCAGATTGCTGGCTGGTAGAGTCCTAATACATTTGATACTGGAATTAAGATTTGCGAGATACTGTTGAGATTTTGAGAAGATCAATTTGGAACATTCAAAAAAAAGGAGTTGAATTCTTCTAATGGCTATCAGTGAAGTCGAATGGCTACAGGTTTCATCAGCCTTTACTCTGAAGTTTGTTtgtatattttctctctcttatttcaGTGTGTTTAATTAGATAAAATGGAACAGTACTGATGTGGGCACTTAATTTTTAGTGCATGGTACTATGATAGTCCTCACGACAGAAACAAAGAATCATATTCCCTGAATAAAGGAAGATTAGAAATATAGTACATCTGTCCTTTTCTGCTCTGTATATGATGCTGATGAGAAGCCTGCCATTTCTGCAAATGCAACTAGGGTTGTTTATGTGTTGTGCTTGTACGTAAAAGTTATACACTTATACCTCTATTCTATAGTTGTAGATGTTAGACCAGAAAGCTTATTGCTGCTTTATTTTACATGTCCTTGGTTTACTGTGATTCATTTCATGAATGATCTCACACGGACTAGAGGGCCATTTTGGTTAGTAGTTTCTCACTTAAGGGCCAGCTTGCACTATCAGAAGTAATGGGATTAAAAGCTCTTTACCTCCTTGACAGGACATAGTGTCCTGGAAAGGAGGTAAAGATGGCTCATGGTGTGTCTTGCTGCACAGGATTAGTAGTCTAGTTTATTGAAGAACCATTCAGCTGCTGAGGGTCATGATTATTTCCAATCTGAGTCTCTACTTGAAAGACATTTCTTATCATGTAATTTTATCTGTTATTGCCAAGGATCCTCACACTCATAGAGAAAAAAAGATTGCATATGCTCCGAGTCAAGTTCTGGTGGTATACTAGGTAATGCTTTAGGAACTGAAGATACAGAAGCTGTTTGTCTTTCGAGGAATTCCAGTAAAATATAAATGAATTATATTCCTCGATGTGTCAGAATTGGACAGTAATAGAATGCTCACCAGAGAAAAATTTGTGGGATGTTAGCACTTAGCAGTGATGTATGTCCTCCAATAGAGTAGATTGTTATTTGCAAGGAAAAGCATGACGATCGTAAGAATTTAGTCTTGATGATTCAAGTTCAGGGAAACTAAATACTCACAGCCAGGTTGCAGGGCCTAATATCTTGCCCTATATTGCTTTCCACAAATATTACGGGACTGGCTTACATAATGAGTAAACCTCTTTCCTGGTTTATTATACTGTTTTGGGGTTGTGTGGATTAATCTCAGTTCTATGTAATTCTATATTCTTGTATAATGTTAGCTCTTCAGTATGAGTTTAAGTGGGCACCTTCTCTTCAAAACattgttctttctttctttttgttgcCTATTTGGTGGCATCTGAAGTTTTTTATGATTCAAATAACTGACTACTTCTGTCTGTCTTATGAGAGACATAAAAGTCATACACTTTCACTATTGGTTCTTTGTGTCACAACTTATTACTTCATTTTAAAGTTTCATGAAGTGCAGATTCACAATAGTTTTCTTTCTGCCTTAAGATGACCTTATTGCATTAGAGTATTAGTTTTTGACTACTCATTTTATTTCCTCACAGATGGTTAATTGAGCACCCATAAGCAGGTTCAAGGCTTCGTCTCCAAGGTGGCTAATGCAATAGGTTTGGGAGACTAGCACTGCATTTCATGTCATCATGTGAAGTAAGCATGTATAGTATAAAACTATGAACTTTATTTCAGATCGTCAAATGTTGCATGCCATCTTCTCTTCTTTACAGATGGGGTtgccatatttttcttttagtttcatCTTCCTGCTGCAGGACATCCAAGCTTCTTAGCACAATGCAGTTGGAGCCAATTCATCAGCTAACTAGATAGTGGCAATTGTGATGTTCTCATGGTAATTCATTTAATGTTGTTTTAttatgttatttatttatttattttagaagGCCTTTTTAAATGAGGGATGAACCTAAGAACATAAGATGAAATGATATCTTACAATAATCGGTAAATTAATTTAGTGATAGAAAAGAGACATTAATTTGCTGGTATGCGATATGTTATgtcattaaaaaaattaataaatgacAATAATTATAGTAAAATCCAATTAATAATTATTATACGGGCAAGAATACACAATAATCCGTCGAATTTGTAAAAAAAGTTATGACTGAATCacgattcttttatttttagagTAAAAGAAGAGTAAGAATGACACAGTTGTCGCTCGTATTTTCCAATGGCCCCAACACTTGGCGCCCAAATGAAGAATTTCCCGCCCTATTCGTCTGCATGCTTGTTTGACAACCAATATAAATAGTGGCAATTAGGGACAGAGAGAGAGTCCGTCCTGTCATTAGGAAAGAAATGGGAATTATGAAAAGTGGGATCTGCAGCAGCTGATGCAGCCGCCCTCTTGGCACCAAAGGTGCCAAGAGGACCAAACCACTCCTCTTCCTCAGGTATTTTATTCTCTCAGTTCCCTATCTGATTGCTGCATCTGCAAGATTGTGATGGTAATTTCtaatttaaaatttttctttttattggcTTGGTGGCTTAGATCTGATTGGTCTTTTAAGTGAAATATAAATTTACGATCATACCATGAtgttttgttttaggttttgatAGATTTCTTTGTACTATAACTTTGCCATTATTGATTATGGTTAACGTGTTAGCTTTTGACTGCTGTTTTACTGAAAAAAATGAACTTTATAATCCCTTTTAGTCTTATAAATTTGTGATATGAATTTAAGATTTCATTGCCATTTTGTTGTATAATAAATGAGAGCAGCTATTGTCCTTTACAGTTTATGGTTTTGCACGAGTGGGAATAACATTGTCCTTGTGAATTTGTGGTTATGGTATTCCTAGTTGACTCCTCATTTGGTGAATTATGAATTTATTACAATGAATTTAGCCAAAGACATAGACTTTTCATTTTCTCTATCAGGATCCTTAGTAACAAATTATTCACTACTTGCTTTGTCATGAATTTTGGGTTGAAATTCCGTTTGTCTATCATATGATCCAGTTTAAGAAGAAATTTTGAGGAGCAAATCCTGGATCCTCCTCCACTGTCTTAGAACAATGCTGTCTATGCGTGGTTTTGTTTTTCCTTGGTTATAAAATATTTTGCCTAACTTTCCGGAGATTTGATGATAGGATATTCATCGTGAAGGAGAATCCCAAAaggcagcagcagcagaagcAGCCAATCTCTTGGAGACCACAGGCCCAGTGGGATCAAACCAAGTGGTACTTTGAAGATTTGTTTAGAACTtagagaggaagagaatgaACTGAAAATAGCTGGATTATCAATTGTTGAAGCTGAGGAAAATGAGGATGCAAAGTTTGCAAGACTATTGAAAGAAGAACACTGGAagtcaatgaaaaaaaaaaaagaagtcggGTTCGTTATGCTTCATTATCGGTATCTCCACATCTCAGAATCAAGGAGTTCGTCTTCTTGCTATCTGGGCGCTTTCAAACTCAACCATCCCGAGGCATTGGTGTTTATCAACAACTGCAATGTAATCAATCTCAAGGGCTGTGATGGAGAAATGCAGAGATGCCGATGATTGCATCTCAACTACTGATGCTGCTGAATCAGCCGCATCACTTGACGAGAAGGTGAAGAATGATTTGCCACTTCCAGGGCAAGTAGATTTCATTAATGGAGGGCATCCCCAACATTTTTGTTTATGTAATGAATAGATTCAACACCAGCACTTGCATTGAGTTCAGTATAAAATGATTGTGGCATTCTTATCGAGGTAGGGTATTTGAACTTGGACCTCTACCACCATTCTATTGGAGAGTAACGCCTTACAGTGGTAAAGCATTTCTCTCCAATAGAATGCTAGTAGCGGTCAAGTGTTTCCCACTTCGAAATTCACAAGTGTTTGTATACATTTCCATACCTTTAGTTAATCTATAAACCAAATTAAGGCTTCAATATTGAAATATATTTTAGATTTGGAAAATCTTATTATGTTATATCTTGAATGCAATACTCCTCAGATTAGCGCTCAATTGATGCAATGCCTTGGAACACCATATAAAAGGTTAAATCTTTAATACTTGTTGATTCTCGACATTGCTTGTAGCTTCTAATTATGGGGCCAAATTTTAATTTCTTGTCGACTCTTGTCAAATTAGTGCCCAATTGATGCAGTGTCTTGGGACACAAAATCTTTAATTCTCGAAATTGACTGAAGCCACCAATTTCGCAAACAAACTTAAATTCTTGGCGATTCTTTTGCTGTTTTGCAACATTAGCCAAGATTACTATGTCCATTTTAATCTCTTGAATTGATACAAGTACAAGTCTAAGAGACTAAACAAACACTGGTCGTTTGGGCTCGGATTTTTAGGTCTAGGAAGCCTTTAGGATACAGTACAAGggtgtaaaaaaaataaaaataaacaaatactgTATACCAAGAAAGAATCCTACTACTGTACCACACACATTAATAAAGGAAAGATTCTGAGAATCATTTTTATAATTCCCACAATCTTAGACCAAGACAGTACACAGTTGTCAGTATACTGGTGAAACCCTacatgaaaaaaatatatataaaattggaAAAAGCTAGAAACCTAGCCAGCTCGTCAAATCCAACGGCTGTGATCACAAGTCCCTCATCTTTATATATAAAATTCGCAAAGATTCCGATTCCGCAGCCTCTACTTTTCAAAATCTGCCACCCATTTCCAGACTCACAGACTCACACAGAACAAAAGCTTTTAGCcacccgccgccgccgccatgTGTGGAATTCTCGCCGTCTTGGGCTGCGCCGACAACTCTCAGGCCAAGCGCTCTCGCATTATCGAACTCTCGCGCCGGTAACTGATCGCATTTCGTCTCTCGAATCGAATCGGTTTGATGTTGTTCTAGCTAGTTCTTCTTGAGTGGTTGATTTTGCTGTTTGTATAGGTTGAGGCATCGCGGTCCTGATTGGAGCGGGTTGCATTGCCATGGGGATTGTTACCTTGCTCATCAGCGATTGGCTATTGTGGACCCTGCCTCAGGAGATCAGCCACTCTACAACGAGGACAAGACCGTCATTGTCACGGTACTCTCTTTCACCTTTGCATTCTGAAACTTTGATTCGGATGAAGATTAGTTTTGTATTGTGTTGGACGAAATATGAATTTGACAGTTTGCTTAGCTAGAATCGGGAGATGATGCATTTTCATTACCAAAGTAATAGAATCTGTTATCTGAATTAGCTTGCGTTTCGAACTCTGGCGTTGAGCCGTGGATTCTGAGCTCTGTAATGCTGTATAATTAGTTTGATTTATGGTTATTGGTCTGTGGAAAATTAAAGGATTCCATGTGCTAGTGGCAGCTGGTTTTAGATTGAGTGAGCAACATAAATTTGTTACTGATGATTAACTTTGATACTAATGAACTTCTATTTTCGAGGCTTTTATTAAAATTGGTTTTGTGATATTGGTTTGGCTGATTTTTTTATCTGACTTCATTGACTTAATCTTCTACTTGATTTTTGGAGCTGGGGTTTTAGGTTAATGGTGAGATATATAACCACAAGCGGTTGAGAGAAACATTGAAGGGTCATCGATTCCGAACTGGCAGTGACTGTGAAGTCATAGCGCATCTTGTAAGTAATCAATGACTTCAGCCATGCCTTATGAGTTATGACTACCTTTTTCTTGGATTTAGAACAAAAACTGTTATATCATCCCTTACTTATCTGTGTATTTCTATtgtgccatatatatataattaaacatATATCTTTTGCAGTACGAGGAACATGGGGAAGAATTTGTTGACATGCTGGACGGGATGTTCTCCTTTGTCCTCCTTGATACAAGAGACAACACTTTCATGGCGGCTCGAGATGCTATTGGCATTACCCCACTTTACATGGGTTGGGGTCTTGATGGTAGGTCTGAGTGTAGCTTTAATTGTGTTTATAAAAGCAACCGATATTTCTCTATTTGATTTATAGTAAAATCATTTGCTTGAAtttgcttcctttttttttttttttgaatgtgttAAAAAACTTAATTTCTAAAAGCAAACTTGAACTAGCATTGAGATTTAGCGCACCTAAACTGGTAGAATGTTGCTTCAGTATTTCTTTGCACTGATAAAAGAGTTTGTGGCTTGTTTTTATATTATAGTGTTCGTTACCTCCCTCCTTTAAGCCTTGATCATTCTTATTTAACCTTTGATCATTAGATATGTTGAACCTTTAATTATCTCGCACATTTAAgctgttttattttttctttgcagGATCAATTTGGTTTGCTTCAGAAATGAAAGCTATAAGTGATGATTGTGAAAGATTCATATCTTTTCCTCCTGGGCATCTATACTCTAGCAAACAAGGTAAGTTGAGCTGAGCTCTAGTTACTAATAAGGATTTGGATTCATGAATCAACTAACAGCCTGTTAGTCAGCAAAAGTTTTAATATAAATCTTATAAGATCAGCATACTTCTTATTATGATGGTTTTGCCCATTTGACAGTGATATAGAAGCAGGGGAACAAATGCTTCTATTATTTCacttgaagaaacaaaaacactTTAACAAACTGTATTATACACTTTATACTTGGGGATTTGGACATACTTTATAAGAAAATATATGGCTTTGTTTGATATTACTAGAAAGACTTCGTACCTGTAAGTGTTAATTAGAAAACTCTCGAGTCTGGGTTCagaagtttctttcttttcgtATATTCATTTGGTTAACTAATAACTTTCAAGATGCTTCTTCTTAGTTCACAGTAGCTGgatttaaaaaaatttcaacttTTTTATGCCTTAAGTAGATGTTGTTCAAACTACCTGTATGTATTTACAAATTTATGTGTGCAGGAGGGCTGAGAAGGTGGTACAATCCAGAATGGTTTTTGGAGAAGATACCATCATCTCCTTATGATCCCATTATTTTACGCGAGGCTTTTGAGAAGGTATGCATTGATGTGTGCCACTTACAATcctacttcttttcttttttgttttgttatcttATCTTTATCGATTAGTTGCAACCATCACGTAAGAAATCAAACTCCATTCTTGTAATTTTGTTTTGAGAACTGTGTTACTGAGACTACTTTGTAGATCATTCCTTTTGTTTACCGAAACCTTGTTGTTATATCTGGTTCTTTGTGTGGATCCTGGCAGTGAAAGGAAATCTTAAAAAGGAGAGTTCTGTTGATGCCAGATTTTTCTCTGCTAATATTAGTATTGGGAGTTAATTAGTTGGTGTGCAACTCTGCTAGTTGGGTGAGACTTGAGGAACTTACTGAGACTACTATATAGATTATTCCTTTTGTTTACCAAAACCTTGTTATATTTGGTTCTTTTTGTGGACCCTGGCATGGAAAGGAAATCTTAAAAAGGAGAGTTTGGTTGATACCAGTTTTTTCACTGCTAATATTAGTGTTGGGAGTTATTTACTTGGTGTTGCAGCTCTGCTAGTTGGGTGTGACTTGAGGAACTTGCTTGAttggattgtttttttttttggttgtataCGAGTGAGATTGGGGTTTGATATGCTTTACTTAAACATGTGTTTATGCTCAGTTCATAGTGTGATAGAACGGGTAATATTACATCTGCATTTGGAGGCTAATTGCCTCATTAACTCCAATTTGGTATATATGCATAGTTACTAGATGATAGCAGAACCCATGGGAGATTAATTATGTTGTTGGTAAGTTGGCTTAAAATTGAAATGAATATGCTATTTTAAAGAAAGGTCTGACTTCTCTTGAGAAACTGCTTCTGATGTATATTATATTTGTTAGATTGGAAGATACATTCCTACTTTTATCATTTCCCTCTTCATATTTTATGCCTAGTATAATtattgaaaatttgcataatgTACATCCTTTCTTTCTGCCTACCTTGTCTCATAATATTAGCGTAACAGTTTAACTGGTGCTTTATAGTAATGGTGTCTAATGCAAAGAATATAGATATCACTTTAGCTTTATTGATCAAAGCTATGAATGATCATCAAATATGTGCTTTGTTAAGAGAGATTTAAGCCTCCGTGCCTCATTTTGCTGTCACTATTTAGCTTCATACACAtccttacatttttttttcgttttcccAATATTGTAGGCTGTGTTAAAGAGACTTATGACAGATGTACCATTCGGTGTTCTTTTGTCCGGAGGATTGGACTCGTCACTCGTTGCTGCTGTGGCTTGTCGCTATTTGGCTAAATCAGAAGCTGCACGTCAGTGGGGGTCACAATTACATACCTTTTGCGTTGGCTTAGAGGTAACTATACTTCTCATTTTCGATAACTGAATGTGGCACTTGATCAAATGCAGTGACTTTTTATATAACCAGAATGGTGTCTTCCCGTCCTCTTCCCTTCCCCTCTATATTTTTTCCCCAACAGTGCCTAGAAAATGCTACCTACAcattattttcattttataaacaaGAAATGTCTGTTTATAAACTTGGTAGACAACCTAAATCCTCTTTAAACAAGTATAAAAATTCAACGATGGCTGGGTTTCTTGTTATTTAGACCTGATTGCATCAAAGTGCAATAAAAGTTGTTAACTCGGTATGTTTAAAGGTTAAGGGAAAGGTTCTTGGTGTTGGTGTTCAATAACCTTTGCAATGCAAACTTTGATTCCGGAAAGGTTTAGATGTACTTTCTTGTAGTCAATTATTATCTAAGATATTGTCTTTCTGATACTTTTTCTCTATGTTTAAATGCTTTGCATTTTCAATCTTCAGGGTTCTCCAGATTTAAAAGCAGCAAGAGAAGTTGCTGATTATCTTGGAACTCATCATCACGAGTTTCACTTTACTGTTCAGGTAATTTATAAGGGATGTAAGAAGAATACTTTTACTAATGCTCAAGGTGGAAATTAGgttttttttaagtttagaaTTCAGGTAATCCTTTTGCAGTTTTAATTTTACCTTATTGATATTTAAGGTTTGCTTGAAATAGGATTCGGAATAGTCATATTAATTGGTGATTGGAAATACAAATTGCGTTTACCCTGATTTTCTTGCTCCTACTCATTCTACTTCTTCCAATCTATCTCATTCTCTCACTTTTCATCAATTTTTTTCTACATCAGTAATCCCAGGCAAAGGCCTGGATATATACTGATACAAGaaataatttctattttttcttcataTCTCAGGAAGGCATAGATGCACTTGAAGAAGTTATCTACCATATTGAGACATATGATGTGACCACTGTCAGAGCCAGCACTCCAATGTTTCTTATGTCTCGTAAGATAAAATCTCTGGGAGTAAAAATGGTCCTTTCTGGTGAAGGTTCAGATGAAATCTTTGGTGGCTACTTGTATTTCCACAAGGCACCAAGCAAGGAGGAGTTTCACCAAGAAACATGCCAGAAGGTATTCCATATAAACTATCTCTGGATTGTTCTCTTCTCTTGTTTTTGTGCCATATGTTTATGTACTTGCAATATTACTGGATTTTATTTTACTACCATTGATGGCTATTATGACTTCTTTTTCTTACTGAATTTTTGTGACTACTCAACAGATTAAAGCTCTTCACCTGTACGACTGTCTGAGGGCCAACAAATCGACTTCAGCTTGGGGTGTTGAGGCTCGAGTACCGTTTCTTGACAAAGAATTCATCAAGACTGCGATGGACATTGATCCAGAATGGAAAATGGTATAGCAATCATTAAACTTTTTTTCCCCCCTCCAATTTTATACACAGTTCATGTATTGTAGTGATTTGAAGCCTACTGACATTTGGCATAGTGGTGGCTCATTGTAAGACTGTTGGGATAGGAATATCTTGTTATGACTATGAAAATCTAGTACATGTGGACATTTTCCTTATTATTAAAGGATATAGATATACAACTATTTTCTCCCCATTCCCTCACGGAAGTTATTTTTCTTATCCATCATGACATTTTCATGTGTGTGATGAATTCTGTCATTTATGAATCCATTTTATGTTGAGTTGTAGGTGTCATACATATCCTGATATGCCTAATCTAATGGATGGTCTATGGTATGCTTAGTCTTATTAGATTATACCCTCAATGCTGTAATGACATTATTGGGATTGCCTTGTTTTCGTgccaaatttaataaaaattgaaagttatTATGAAACTCATACATCTGAATACTTTCATTTGTAACTGCAGATCAGGCCTGATCTTGGGAGAATTGAGAAGTGGGTCTTGCGCAAAGCATTTGATGATGATCAGAAGCCATATTTACCAAAGGTTGCTACTTTTTACTTTTGCCCAACCATTATGCTAATCTAGTCATACAGGGTTATCGTTTTgcatattcttttattttttctgggAAGATTTTCACATTCTCGGATAGTTGTGCAAATATATTCATGGAAGAATTGATATATTTTCAACTTTTCTACTCTCTTTTTGGGTTATAGCACATCTTGTATAGGCAGAAGGAGCAGTTTAGTGATGGTGTCGGTTACAGCTGGATTGACGGCTTGAAAGATCATGCCAACAAACAAGTATGCCGCATTTTTTTACTTGCATTTACATTTTGGACAGAAATGTTCTCTTTCCAACTAGGTCTTATATGATGTTGCCATGCTTCCAACCAGGACCTGTGGTTAAATCGATTCTGGTTGAACTGTGTGGTCCAGATTAAGAGTTCTGCAACATAACATCTCAAAGTTAGCATGATAAAATTAcccattttgtgaaatttatTTCATGTTCGCTATTTCAAGTTAGAGGTGCACTTTCTTAAAAACTCAACTAAGCAGACACTAGAGATGCTTGCTTCTTCCTTGGCTGCATAGAATTAATAATTcttaaattattattattttttttctaaatggGCAGGTAATGGATTCAATGCTGATGAACGCAAGCTTTGTCTACCCTGAAAACACT encodes the following:
- the LOC133724243 gene encoding putative pentatricopeptide repeat-containing protein At1g69350, mitochondrial, with product MLNHHRNALRHFHPPPLFSISSLSLSTTTTTKPTPTHPHSNLLTLTSNAQTLHQTKQLHALSLLHALLPHSVSLCASLMLTYATFDSPDASRRLFNQTVKYCRTAFLWNTLIRACSIAQVDDRFRTYNQMVRSGVQLDDHSFPFVIKACSDSVEVKKGMEVHGVVVKLGFDSDVYVGNTLLSFYGNCGKLRDARKVFDEMIERDAVSWNTIIGVFSVNAVYVEALHCYREMNLGIGCRPNVVSVISALPVCAELADELMAVQIHCYVVKSGLGTQVTIGNALVDVYGKCWNVKGSKQVFDEMSQRNEVSWNAAITSLSYVGNNMEALDTFRLMIDEGVKPNSVTISSMLPVLVELELFGFGKELHGFCIRMGIESDVFIANSLIDMYAKSGHSHEASNVFREMDERNIVSWNAMIANFAQNRLELEAIGLVRRMQAHGEVPNSVTITNLLPACARLGSLCLGKEIHARTIRMGSASDLFVSNALTDMYAKCGWLDVARNIFNISLRDEVSYNTLIIGYSQTTDCSESLSLFSEMKLVGMMHDIVSFVGVISACANLTAVKQGKEIHGSVIRKLFDSHLFVANSLLDFYTKSGRIDLATKVFDRISNKDVASWNTMILGYGMLGELDTAISFFEAMREDGVEYDSVSYIAVLSSCSHGGLVEKGKRYFEAMLARNIEPTQKHYACMVDLLGRAGLMEEAVELIKGMPIVPDANIWGSLLGACRIHGNIELASWAAEYLFKLKPDHCGYYILLSNMYAEAGRWEDVKRVREMMKSRGLKKNPAYSWVQIRGEVHAFGVGERLERLSSDCWLVES